The following proteins come from a genomic window of Salvia hispanica cultivar TCC Black 2014 chromosome 4, UniMelb_Shisp_WGS_1.0, whole genome shotgun sequence:
- the LOC125219485 gene encoding magnesium-dependent phosphatase 1-like, which produces MGDDTVKNEAMEIMGMCQLLPRLVVFDLDYTLWPFYCECRSKRDMPRLYPHAKGILYALKDKGVKIAIASRSPTPDIANTFIDKLGIKSMFVAQEIFSSWTHKTDHFQRINRRTNIPYNEMLFFDDEDRNIDAVSNMGVTSILVGNGVNLGALRQGLSKFSQNQSPSGRSKRGSRNLSKKSSTSETEEQ; this is translated from the exons atgGGAGACGACACGGTGAAGAACGAAGCGATGGAGATTATGGGTATGTGTCAGTTGCTTCCTCGCCTCGTCGTCTTCGATCTCGATTACACTCTCTGGCCTTTCTACTG CGAATGTCGCTCCAAACGAGATATGCCGAGGCTGTATCCTCATGCCAAGGGAATTCTCTATGCCCTCAAGGATAAAGGTGTTAAGATTGCAATCGCCTCAAGATCGCCAACTCCTGATATAGCCAACACTTTTATTGACAAATTGGGGATAAAATCAATGTTTGTTGCTCAG GAAATATTTTCTAGTTGGACTCACAAGACTGATCATTTTCAAAGAATCAATCGGAGGACCAACATTCCATACAATGAAATGCTCTTTTTTGACGACGAGGATCGCAATATAGATGCA GTATCTAATATGGGTGTTACAAGCATCTTGGTTGGCAACGGTGTGAACCTAGGCGCTCTGAGACAGGGTCTGTCAAAATTCTCACAGAACCAGTCGCCTTCGGGAAGAAGCAAGCGTGGCTCACGAAACCTCTCGAAAAAGTCGAGCACGTCAGAAACAGAGGAGCAATAA
- the LOC125185636 gene encoding terpineol synthase, chloroplastic-like: MSSIIMSMAIPNKPTKYVHNFAKKYPKTQIASSQTGWRQSCSLKHTADQTSDQIQSTRRSGNYKPTLWDFDRIQSLTSVYTDEKYAARASELVVELKKLLCQESNWLKQLELIDDLHKLGVSYHFDNEINQVLNRIYLEKKYCNNEERDLYSTALAFRLLRQNGFRVTQDVFDGFKNGGSEFKESLGGDTEGVLQLYEASFLLTEGETSLEQARLFSKNLLQKKLDDQVLDEFLSSLVRRSLELPLHWSVQRPNARWFVNAYSKKSEANPILVELAKLDFNIVQAAYQQELKEISRWWKETELAEKLPFARDRVLENYIWNVGLLFKPQYGYARILTTKLFILITVIDDVFDVYGTLEETQLFKNATQRWDAEAIDQLPYYMQICYMVLDSFINETAYHILKEKGIFVIQDLRKAWGDLCSTYAKEAEWYHTGYKPTMEEYINVAWVSISAPLILTHVFYLVSNPIEKEAAESVRNYNDIIRYSSMVLRLANDLGTSPYEMERGDAPKALECYMNETGASREEAREHVKCMIREIWMKMNGERFKESPFSDDFIRSAADLGRQAQYMYQHGDGHGISNPEMEERISGLIFQPID; this comes from the exons ATGTCTAGCATTATAATGAGCATGGCGATTCCCAACAAGCCAACAAAATATGTTCATAACTTTGCCAAGAAATATCCCAAAACGCAGATAGCTTCTTCACAAACAGGCTGGAGGCAGTCTTGCTCCCTCAAACACACCGCCGATCAAACCTCCGATCAAATCCAATCGACACGACGGTCGGGTAATTACAAGCCTACCCTTTGGGATTTCGATCGGATTCAGTCACTCACCAGTGTATACACG GATGAGAAGTATGCCGCAAGGGCTTCAGAGCTGGTTGTGGAATTGAAGAAGTTGTTGTGCCAAGAATCAAATTGGCTCAAGCAGTTGGAGTTGATCGATGACTTGCACAAACTAGGGGTTTCTTACCATTTCGACAACGAAATCAACCAAGTCTTGAATCGTATctatttggagaagaaatattGCAACAATGAGGAGAGGGATCTGTACTCAACAGCTCTTGCTTTCAGACTCCTTAGACAAAATGGTTTTAGGGTTACTCAAG ATGTGTTTGATGGATTCAAGAACGGCGGCAGCGAGTTCAAAGAAAGCCTAGGTGGTGACACAGAAGGGGTGTTGCAACTCTACGAAGCTTCTTTCCTTTTAACGGAAGGCGAAACGAGTCTTGAGCAAGCCAGGCTATTTTCCAAAAATCTTCTGCAGAAAAAACTGGATGACCAAGTATTGGATGAATTCCTCTCCTCGTTGGTGCGCCGGTCTCTTGAGCTTCCTCTTCACTGGAGCGTTCAAAGGCCGAACGCCAGATGGTTCGTCAACGCCTACTCCAAGAAATCAGAGGCAAATCCCATCCTTGTTGAGCTTGCAAAATTGGATTTCAACATTGTTCAAGCAGCATACCAACAGGAACTTAAAGAAATCTCGAG ATGGTGGAAGGAAACGGAGCTGGCAGAGAAATTGCCGTTTGCAAGAGATAGGGTGTTGGAGAACTACATATGGAACGTGGGATTGCTGTTCAAACCTCAATATGGATATGCAAGAATCCTGACAACAAAGcttttcattttgataacaGTAATTGATGATGTATTTGATGTCTATGGCACCTTGGAAGAAACACAACTTTTCAAGAACGCCACTCAAAG ATGGGATGCTGAAGCGATAGATCAACTCCCATACTACATGCAAATTTGTTATATGGTGTTGGACAGTTTCATCAATGAGACGGCATACCATATTCTCAAggaaaagggcattttcgtcattcaagatttaagaaaagcG TGGGGAGATTTGTGTTCAACATACGCAAAAGAGGCAGAGTGGTACCACACGGGGTATAAACCAACAATGGAGGAATACATCAACGTTGCTTGGGTTTCGATATCCGCGCCTCTTATTTTAACTCATGTATTTTATCTCGTTTCAAATCCAATCGAAAAGGAGGCCGCTGAGAGCGTGCGTAACTATAATGACATCATTCGTTACTCATCGATGGTTCTACGCCTTGCAAATGATCTTGGAACATCACCG TATGAGATGGAAAGAGGTGATGCGCCAAAAGCATTGGAGTGCTACATGAACGAGACGGGAGCTTCGAGAGAGGAGGCTCGCGAGCATGTGAAGTGTATGATAAGAGAAATATGGATGAAGATGAACGGAGAACGATTTAAGGAATCTCCATTTTCAGATGATTTTATTAGAAGTGCAGCTGATCTTGGAAGACAAGCACAGTATATGTACCAACATGGCGATGGCCACGGGATTAGTAACCCGGAGATGGAGGAACGTATTTCGGGTTTGATATTTCAGCCTATTGATTAG
- the LOC125223762 gene encoding uncharacterized protein At4g38062 → MDRVNIQLDDGKRLRNEREMKAELSDGLRKALLEKSTKNQLGISEVGKLRAMTEEIFELRMLYGKLQFSVDQKDLLLDQISSANGKLESECDVRFRKLEGENGDLVLLLDEAFARIHDLEKKTASSSEEISGLKRLLSVKQEMDSETKNNVSVDLKERDEHVLKLEEENRVFQDQLRWRNEQFSHLEEAYKKLQALFNERELEWQKEKSSLLHEISELQSTLDARDFASKSLLELESTETLKLMLQKSESEVENLKLNLETNQQAHEQEKTSLLVSMNEKDAKIGSLEQQISMLKLMILAESKAAENINQEKDNYVKNLQNEIAQLRNELAEREVTNDTLRQENDGMISSIDEKEEKTQQLRVSLAGKEYVLDEAFTESEDQKTSEAEEKNWVIADMEKEMNRLHESSAQVVLQPGETKGLEEHRGQLENETRCFENLLEELVSHKQALLDGRTKEENNRENLLAQLESMCQLIGSLCTEDAKLMKSSPLYEEDGGSDEFINSLVLSRKSVQVCLSERAPLAELNVSSLSI, encoded by the coding sequence ATGGACAGAGTTAACATTCAGCTGGATGATGGGAAAAGGCTCAGAAACgaaagagagatgaaagcTGAGTTGTCGGATGGTTTGAGGAAAGCCCTCCTTGAGAAATCAACCAAAAACCAACTAGGAATTTCGGAGGTTGGGAAGCTGCGTGCCATGACTGAGGAGATTTTTGAGCTTAGAATGTTGTATGGGAAACTGCAATTCAGTGTAGATCAGAAGGACTTGCTTTTAGACCAGATTAGTTCTGCCAATGGGAAGCTTGAATCTGAGTGTGATGTGAGATTTCGAAAATTGGAGGGTGAAAACGGGGATTTAGTCTTGTTATTAGATGAAGCATTTGCAAGAATTCATGATTTAGAGAAGAAGACTGCTTCAAGTTCTGAGGAAATATCTGGACTCAAAAGGCTCTTATCAGTTAAACAAGAGATGGACTCTGAAACGAAGAATAATGTATCGGTGGATCTGAAGGAGAGAGACGAACACGTACTCAAACTGGAGGAGGAAAACAGAGTTTTCCAAGATCAGTTGAGATGGAGAAACGAGCAGTTCTCACACCTTGAAGAAGCATACAAAAAGCTTCAGGCTTTGTTCAACGAGCGTGAGTTGGAGTGGCAGAAGGAGAAATCATCACTTCTTCATGAAATCTCTGAATTGCAAAGTACTTTGGATGCCCGGGATTTTGCCTCAAAGTCATTGCTTGAATTAGAAAGCACAGAAACACTGAAGCTCATGTTGCAGAAGTCAGAGTCTGAGGTTGAAAATCTGAAGTTAAATTTGGAAACAAATCAGCAAGCACACGAGCAGGAGAAGACAAGCCTTCTCGTCTCCATGAATGAGAAAGATGCCAAAATTGGTAGCTTGGAGCAACAGATTTCCATGTTAAAGTTGATGATTTTAGCAGAATCGAAGGCTGCTGAAAATATCAATCAAGAGAAGGATAACTATGTCAAGAATCTTCAGAACGAGATTGCACAGTTAAGGAACGAGTTGGCTGAAAGAGAAGTGACAAATGACACTCTAAGACAGGAAAATGATGGGATGATATCTTCTATTGacgaaaaagaagagaaaacgCAACAACTTCGGGTATCTCTTGCAGGGAAGGAGTATGTGCTTGATGAAGCATTTACGGAATCAGAGGATCAGAAAACCTCAGAGGCTGAAGAGAAAAACTGGGTGATTGCCGACATGGAGAAAGAAATGAATAGATTGCACGAGAGCTCAGCGCAAGTAGTCCTACAGCCTGGAGAAACCAAGGGATTGGAAGAGCACAGAGGTCAACTAGAGAATGAAACGAGGTGCTTTGAAAATCTCCTCGAGGAGCTCGTGTCCCACAAACAAGCTTTGCTTGATGGTCGAacaaaagaggaaaataaCAGGGAGAATTTGCTTGCACAGCTTGAAAGCATGTGTCAGCTAATCGGATCGTTGTGCACGGAAGATGcaaaattgatgaaatcaTCTCCCCTTTACGAGGAAGACGGTGGAAGTGATGAATTCATCAATAGTTTGGTACTCTCTAGAAAATCTGTTCAAGTGTGTTTGAGTGAAAGAGCTCCACTAGCAGAGCTAAATGTGAGTTCTCTATCTATATAG